The following proteins are encoded in a genomic region of Salvelinus sp. IW2-2015 unplaced genomic scaffold, ASM291031v2 Un_scaffold7381, whole genome shotgun sequence:
- the LOC112079252 gene encoding uncharacterized protein: VLELFAVSQGVIAIRGVYSNRFLAMNKRGRLHAIDPTSPRPDRRAPRPQIECPHDHTGQTSPPTRQTSNPRPQIELPPRPQTDEPPNQTDEPPDLTDEPPGPDRRAPRPGQTTPDQQDEPQPDRRSPRPDRRAPDQRRRAPQPDRRAPNQTDEPPDQTDEPPNQTDEPPDQTDEPPNQQTSPRTRQTSPQPDRTQPPDQTDEPPNQTDEPPARTDDPSGPGDRTSPQPRQTSPLPDRRAPRPDRQAPKPDRRAPRPRQTRPPNQTDEAPQPRQTMSPQPDRRAPRQDRTSPPTREQTSPPTRQTRPPTSRQHEPPRLSGSGGLVLSGLGSCFTHCLML; encoded by the coding sequence GACCCTACGAGCCCCCGACCAGACAGACGAGCCCCCCGACCACAGATAGAGTGCCCCCACGACCACACAGGACAGACGAGCCCCCCAACCAGACAGACGAGCAACCCCCGACCACAGATAGAACTGCCCCCACGACCACAGACAGACGAGCCCCCCAACCAGACAGACGAGCCCCCCGACCTGACAGACGAGCCCCCCGGACCTGACAGACGAGCCCCCAGACCAGGACAGACGACCCCAGACCAACAGGACGAGCCCCAACCAGACAGACGAAGCCCCCGACCAGACAGACGAGCCCCCGACCAGAGAAGACGAGCCCCCCAACCAGACAGACGAGCCCCCAACCAGACAGACGAGCCCCCCGACCAGACAGACGAGCCCCCCAACCAGACAGACGAGCCCCCGGACCAGACAGACGAGCCCCCTAACCAGCAGACGAGCCCCCGAACCAGACAGACGAGCCCCCAACCAGACAGGACGCAGCCCCCCGACCAGACAGACGAGCCCCCCAACCAGACAGACGAGCCCCCCGCCAGGACAGACGACCCCTCCGGACCAGGAGACAGAACGAGCCCCCAACCAAGACAGACGAGCCCCCTACCAGACAGACGAGCCCCCCGACCAGACAGACAAGCCCCCAAACCAGACAGACGAGCCCCCCGACCCAGACAGACGAGGCCCCCCAACCAGACAGACGAAGCCCCCCAACCCAGACAGACGATGTCCCCCCAACCAGACAGACGAGCCCCCCGACAGGACAGAACGAGCCCCCCGACCAGAGAACAGACGAGCCCCCCAACCAGACAGACGAGGCCCCCGACCAGCAGACAGCACGAGCCCCCTCGTCTGTCTGGTTCTGGGGGGCTCGTCCTGTCTGGTCTGGGCTCATGTTTCACACACTGTCTTATGTTGTAA